The stretch of DNA AGAGAATTCTACAAAGCTCTTTGCATTCTCAATATTTGAGATTATCTGTTTAAAGAACTTATCGTGTATTTGATGTATGTCGTCCATAAATTGATTTAAACACAAGGATAAAAAGATGTCAAATAGGAAAATGAACCTTGCAGGTCTGATTAGATATGCAAAAATAAATCAATATTGAACAAATGTCCAAATAAGTTTAAAATTGTATGTAAAATGGTAAGAGGGGAATTAAAATCAATACAGACTTAACCTTTATTACAAACGAAAATGGGCAAAGTTTACTTGAGCGCTTTAAGGTATTGATAAAGGACGCTGAGTCCTTTGACTGCCTGGTTGGATATTTTTATACGAGTGGATTTTATAATCTCTATGAAGCCTTTGAGAACACAAAAAGAATTAGAATTTTAGTTGGGATTGGCACAGATAAAATAACTCATGATCTTATTCAATTTCAATATCAAACCTCCTATCATCAGATAAGAGAGCTATATTCAGATAGGGTGAAAGAAGAGATAGAGAGCTCAGAAAATAAATATGAAGTAGAAAATGGAATTGAACTTTTTAAAAAGTGGCTTAAATCTGGAAAAATTCAGATCAGAGCCTATCCAGAAAGAAATTTACACGCGAAACTATACATAATGAGCTTTTCTGAAGATGACAGGGATACAGGGCGCGTCATAACAGGTTCAAGCAATTTCAGCCAATCCGGCCTGATTAATAATTTAGAATTCAACGTCGAGCTAAAAAATGTTAGCGATTACAAGTTTGCCAAAGAAAAGTTTGAAGAACTTTGGGAAAACTCCGTTGAAGTAAGTGAAGACTATATCACAACCGTAGAGCAAAAGACATGGCTAAGAAGTGACATATCCCCTTATGAATTATTTTTAAAATTTTTATACGAATACTTCAAGCGCGATTTGGAAGAGTCAGGCGAGCTATACAATTTAGAGCTTCCAGATGAATTTTTACACCTTGAATATCAAAAGCAGGCTGTCATAAACGCAAGGCGTATCGTGGAAGAATACGGAGGGGTCTTCCTGTCTGACGTTGTGGGGCTTGGCAAAACCTATATGGCGGCAATGCTTGCCTCACAGCTTGATGGCAGAACTCTTATATTAGCCTCTCCTGTTCTAATAGATCCCGAAAATCCTGGCTCATGGGTAAACGTGTTCAGAGAATTTAACTTAAAATTCGAAGCAGAATCTATTGGGCAATTAAAAAGGATAAAGGAAAGATTCAACCTTGATAAGTACAAAAATGTCATAATAGACGAGTCTCACAGGTTCAGAACTGAAGACACAGTCTCTTATACCCTTCTTTCTGAAATATGTCGTGGCAAAAGGGTAATATTGGTTAGTGCAACTCCATATAACAATTCTCCAAAGGATATCCTGTCTCAGATAAAACTATTTCAAAATCCACGAAAGAGCACAATACCAGGCATATCAGATTTAGAGGGTTTCTTTAACAATCTGGAAAAAAATTTAAAAAGTATAGACAAAAAGGAAGACCCAGAAGAGTACATCGAAGCAGTTAAGGAAAACGCATATCTCATAAGAGAAAAAGTTTTAAAATATCTTATGATAAGGCGAACAAGAAGCGAGATAGAAAGATATTTTTCTAAAGACTTAGAGAAAAATAAATTAAAATTCCCTCAGGTAAACGATCCAATAGCTCTATTTTATGAGTTAAATGACAAAGAAAACGAAATTTTTGACATAACCATAAAATTAATAACAAAAAAAATTCGCTATGCAAGGTACACCCCACTTCTTTACTTGAAATCAAAAGATCTCTCGACCATAGAAAAATATGGACAGCTAAATATGGGTACATTTATGAAAGTGCTGCTTGTAAAGAGACTGGAGAGCTCTTTTTATGCATTTCGACTAACGATAGATCGCTTTATAGATGTCTATAAAAAATTTATAGATGAATTTGATAGAGGAAATGTATATATTAGCAAAAAGTATACCAATAAAATATTTGAATATATAGAAAATGACGATGACAAAGCTATTCAAAAGCTAATAGAAGAAGATAAGGCCGAAAAATATTCAAGCGATGAGTTTGAAGAAAAATTTAAAGAAGATCTAAAAAATGATTTCGATACTTTTTGCAGGATAAAAGAGATATGGGAAAAGGTTAATAGAGATCCAAAGCTTGAAAAGCTCCTTGAACAATTAAATACAAATAAAATTTTGAAGGATAAGAAATTAATAATTTTTAGCGAATCAAAAGATACAGTAAATTATATTTCAAAAGAGATTAAAAAAAATCTTAATAAAAAAGTGCTGGTATTCAGCAGCTCATCAAGCAATAATACAAAAAACATCGTTATAGAGAACTTCGATGCCAAAGCGAAGAATAAAAGAGACGACTACAATATACTCATTTCTACTGAAGTGTTGTCTGAAGGCGTGAACCTACATAGGTCAAACGTGATCATAAACTATGATATCCCATGGAACCCCACAAGGATGATGCAGCGAGCAGGCAGAATAAACAGAGTTGATACGAAATTTGATGAACTATATGTTTTTAATTTCTTCCCCACCCAACAGTCAAACGATCAGATTAACCTCAAAGAAATAGCACAGGCCAAAATTGATGCCTTTCTCACACTACTTGGTGAAGATGCAGCAGTGCTAACTGAGGGTGAACCAATAGGCTCACATGAACTATTTGGAAGATTGACTTCAAAAAATACAATTACTGGAGAAAGCGATTTAGACAATAGCGAATTAAAATACTTTAGACTTCTTCAAGATATCAGGGAAAACAATCCAGATCTGTTCCAAAAAATTAAATACCTGCCAAAAAAGGCAAGAAGTGCGAAGGTTAATAAAGAAAACACTGGTTTGCTCACTTTTTTCAGAAAAGGCAAATTGATGAAATTTTATTTATCAAATCGTGAATCCACATTAGAACTTGATTTTTTAACGGCTGCGAAAATACTAGAAAGTATTCCTGAAGAGAAAATCATAAAACTTCCACTTGAGAGCTATTACGAACTGCTTGATAAGAATAAAACTGCATTTTTTAATGCCACAATTGATGAGATAATAGAAATCCGTTCTAAGAAAGGTAGAGATAGTTCAACACAACTTCTTAAAATCCTTAAAGCAACACAAAAAAATGGCAGGCAATTAACCGAAGACCAGGAAGAATATCTAAAAAAAGTAATAAACCGTCTTGAAGAGGGCTCATTACCGAAAAAGACAGTTCAGAAAACCCTTAAAGCATTAAATGAACTTAAGAAAGACATTCAAAATCCATTAAAAGTTATCGGGATACTACAAAGGGAGATCTCACCTACCTTTCTTAAAAGTCATTATGCAGAGACTTCTGCTATAACAGAAGGAAAAAGGGAAGTTATTTTATCACTTTATTTAACTGGGGAAAGCAATGGATAGAGAACACGCAAGAAATCTAATAATTGAAACCTTTGAAAATTCTTTTAATGAAAATAATTTTAAAAAATTCATTTCCAATCTATTCAAGAGCTACGATAGGACTAAAGCCCTTCAGCCAAGATATGGGACACAGGGCATTACCGAAAGATACCTTGGTTTCATTAGCTCCTGGGAAAGAATTGGCCGTTATGAGGATAGTGATGGCAAAAAAATTGATATATTGATAATAAAACTAAAAAAAGGGCAATCTCTTTCCAGAGCAAGAACCGCTCAGAGAAACTTTGTCGCCGATTATTTAAAAGGAAAGCTTGGAACAACTACAGAAAAAGATGCAGCTCTTATTGCCTTTGTCCCACCCGATTCCAATGAGTACGATTGGCGATTTTCTTTGGTAAAATTGGACTATCGTTTTGAGGGGAATAAACCAAAAGAAGAATTTACTTCTGCTAAAAGATGGTCCTTTTTAGTCGGTAAAAATGAAAAAAGTCATACTGCCCAAAGCAGATTTTTACCCATAATTGAAAATGATGAATTTCAACCCACGCTTGAAGATTTAGAAAAAGCTTTTGATGTTGAAGTTGTAACAAAGGAATTTTTTGAAGCTTACAAATATGCTCTCAGAGAGATCATTATTAAGTCCCTTTCTAAGTTTAACCTTCCCTATGAAAAGAAGCATTCATTTTCTCAGTTGTTATTATCAAGGATTATGTTTTTATACTTCTTACAGAGAAAGGGATGGCTCAAATGGAAAGATTACGTTCAGGATAAAAATTACATAAAAAATCTATGGCTAGAATATAAAAATTGGCGTGAAAAGAAAAAAGCGAAAAATCTCTTCTACTCTGAGTGGCTATCCAGCCTTTTCTTTGGAGCTTTTAACAAGAAAAATCATCTGTTTCATCCAAACTTGCCAGAAGATATTAAAGAATCTTTTAGCATTATGCCTTTTTTAAATGGTGGTCTTTTTTCTCGCACACAACTGGATGAACTTAACTTTGACCTTCCTGATGATGTGTTTGAATGGTTGTTTGAACCAGACTTCTCTGACCTAAAAAAAGGCTTTCTTGAAACATTCAATTTTACCATTGACGAGTCTCTACCGGTGGATGTGGAAGTTGCTGTTGACCCTGAAATGCTCGGTAAGGTTTATGAATCATTGATTGCGGAGGAAGAAAGGGGAGGAGCAGGTATATTCTATACTCCAAGGGTAGAGATTGACTTTATATGTAGAACGTCCCTTGTGGAATACATCTCTAATGAAACAACAATCCAAAAACAAAAAATAATTGACTTTGTTTTTAATCCTCATGAAAGCATCGTTAATTTATCAAATGATGAAGCAAGAGAGATAAAGAAGAAACTTGATGAAGTAAAAGTTGTTGATCCAGCCGTTGGTTCTGCTTCTTTTCTTGTCGGTATGATGAATACTCTGGTTGCAATTCACCAGGAATTAACCAGAAAACTTGAAGACAAAGAAGAGAATCTATTTACCTTAAAGCAGAAAATAATCCTTGAAAATCTTTATGGTGTTGATGTCAAAGATTGGGCAGTTATGGTTGGAGAGCTTCGGCTCTGGTTTTCTCTAATTATAGAAACCGATGAAAAATATATGGACATCTACACAAAACCACTTTTGCCAAATCTTTCATTCAAAATCCGTCAGGGCGACTCCCTTATTCAGGAAATTGCCGGTGTTCATATAAATCTTAAAATCGAAATCAAAATGTTGAACATTCCAAAGCAAATCAAAGATAAAATAACAGAACTAATTAAAAGAAAATCTACATTCTTCTCTGGTTTAAGAAGCGCTGACCTTAAAGAAATCAAAGAAATTGAAAAACAGGAACAGGATATATTCAAAGAGATTATTGAGATGAAAATTAACGAAGTATATAAAGACAGATCATATCTTGAAACCCAAATTGCAAACTTAAAATCTACGAAGAAACTTTTTGGAGAAGGAAGAACCAAAAAAGAGCAAGATGAAATTAAAAAACTTGAAGAAAAACTGGAAGGAATTAATTCCGCATTTAATAAATACAAATCACTTTTAGAAACAATAGGGAGCAAAACACAAAAAGATTATTTCCTCTGGGGACTTGACTTTATTGAGGTCTTTTCTCAAAAAGGTGGCTTTGACATCGTGATTGGCAATCCACCTTATGTTAGGCAGGAACTTATAGCTCCACCCCTTGAAAATAAAAATAATTACACAGACGATAAGTGGCGTGAAATTAAAAGAGAATACAAAGAAAAACTTATTCAATCAGTAAAAAACACATTGGATGTTCCAATAAAAATTGACAGAAAAAGCGATCTATATGTGTATTTTTACTATCAGGGATTATCACTTTTAAAACCCGGTGGAATTTTTACCTTTATTAACTCAAATTCCTGGCTTGATGTTGGCTATGGAGCAGGACTTCAGGAGTTTTTGCTTAAAAATATGAAACCAGTTTTTGCTTTTGATAACTTGAAAAAGAGGTCTTTCAAACAGGCAGATGTAAATACAGTTATTGTAGTAATTCAGAAACCAGAACAAAAACTTGATGATTACACAATAAAATTTGTTGCCTTCAAAAAGCCCTTTGAAGAGGTAAACAATGCAGAAGTTGTAAAGAAAATCTATAACGCAAGCCAGCCCATTTTTGACGATGAAGATTTCAGAATATATCCAAAAACTAAAAAAGAACTTTTGATTGAAGGAGTTGAGATACCAGAGGAAGAGTCAGGATTGTTAAAATTTGAACCAGAACATCTTCCTTACATTGGCAATAAATGGGGTGGAAAATATTTGAGAGCACCGGAGATTTATTTTAAGATTTTGGAGAAAGGAAAAGGTAAATTGGTGAGGTTGGGCGATATTGCGGAAGTAAAAGCAGGTATTATTACTGGTAATAATGCGAAATATTATCGTCCAAAATTGAAAGAGTTTAATAAAAATGAACATTCTTTAGTATTCAAAAGTCCTCGTGAAGTCAACAAAATATTTCTTACAGAGAATGATGCAGTTTCAATTATAAAAGTAAAAAATGTACCTTTTGAAATTAGGAAAGCACCTTTACTTTGGGTTGACCTAAGAGGTGATAAACATATTTGTCACTTTAATAAAGATAATCTCCCATTTGAACATAATTTTTATGGAATTTTTGGGAAAAATATTGAAAATAAAACAGTGTGTTTATTTTTAAATTCCACTTTAGTTTGGTTTTTTATAGAAGTTTTAGGTCGTAAAGGTTTGGGAGGTGGTGCAATTAGGATGGTAAGAATTGATCTCTTACAACTTCCATGTTTAAAGAGTCTTCATTTGGATTTTGATAAGTTTCAAGGATTTGTTAATCGTGAAATAAAATCTGTTTTCACCGAGCTTGGTTTTGACCCAAACAAGCCCATTCGTGAGCAGGAGCCAAATCCATTGCCCGACAGAAAAGCCCTTGATGACATCATTTTTGATGCCCTTGGCTTGACAGAAGAAGAACGAAAAGAGGTCTACTGGGCAGTCGCCGAACTCGTAAAAACAAGACTAGAAAAAGCAAAGAGTGTGTGATGGATGAAAGGTTTTAATGATATTTTAGATATATATACAGATGAGAGTGCAAGTAAAAGTCAGAGATTTAGATCAATCTGTGCCATTAGTGGATTGAGCAATAATTTAGAAAAATTAAAAGAAGAACTAAAAAGTAAGATAAATTTGTATGGGTTATCTGAACTAAAGTTTGCCGAAGTTAGAACTCATCAACCAAGGGTAAATTGTGCAAAAGATTTTATTTCTGTAGCAGTTGATTACGCTTCAAGAAGAGAGATAAGAATAGGTGTGATTATATGGGATTTACATGATAGTCGCCATTCAATTCAAGGCAGAGATGACAGGGAAAACTTAGAAAGAATGTATTTTCATTTGTTAAGGAATATTGTAGAGAGATGGAAAAGATTTAATTGTAGATTCTACCCAGATGAACATTCTAAATACAATTACAAAAAAATTGTTGATTATCTTAGTAAAACAAAATATCCGAGAGAGGAACCTTATATCTTGGAACTTTTTAGAAAGGAAAGACGTCAGTTTAACTTCATTGATGTAAAGGAACAAAAATCAGAAGAACAGGTTTTAATTCAATTAGCTGATTTATTTGCTGGAATTGCTTGTTTTTCAAGGGAAAATGCAAACAATTTTAAAAGCTATAAAAAGAAAAAAGAAGATGAAACAGAGGATATCGGAAAAACTTTTAAAAATAGATTTGAACTTATTGAACTTATAAAAAAAGAATGTGAAGAATGCAAAATAAAAATCAGCTTAAATACCTGTGATTTCCTTAAAACATTTAAACCTTCTCAACCTATAAACTTTTGGCATTATGAACCACAAGGAGAATATGACAAAGCACCAACAAGAAAAAAATAAAAATTTAAATCTGAACCAACTTGGCAACCGCTGGCTTGAATTGAAAAAACAGCGGATGCAGAACCTTTTGAAAATTGCCTTGCCAGATGAAGCACTTTACAGAGAAATTATGCTCTCCCTTGGATATCCCAATAATAAGGTGAATTTCTTAGAGCTTGCACTCATTACTCCTTATGCTGATATAAGGAAATTAAAGGAAAGGCAAATTATAGAGAAAGCCCTTTTATACAGGGCAGGATTTACAGATGATAAAGAAGGATTATCAGAGGATTTTGATTTTTCTTTGAAGATAGATAAATCCGTCTGGAACTATAAAGGCATAAGACCAGCAAACTTTCCTGAGAAAAGAATTAAAGGAATATCAATTCTACTATCGCAGACAATTGAAAAAGGAATAGTAAATTTCTTTTTAGAGCGTATTAAAGCGGAGATAAATAATAGAGACCCAAAAGATGCAGTAAAGAAAATAATGAATTTCGGCGGGATTGGACTTCAAAGAAAAGTGGAGATGTTTTTCAATATAATAATGCCTTTCTTTATGGTTTATTCGGACGGCGATGAAATCATAAATTTTCTGAATTTCATTTTTCAAAAACATCCACCATTAAGTGAAAACAAACTTATTAAATCTTTCAAACTCAACCATCCAGATATTAAGATTGAGAATTTTAGAACATATATGGGTGCTATACTGCTTCAAAAAAAGGAACTCTTCAACGATTAAAATAGCTCTCAAATCACAAATCCTCTCCTTCACCCAATCCCCTGACTACGAGACAAACCAAACGAAGCAGGCAAAAGTGTAGCCGCAGGCTTCAGCCTGCGAAAATGTATTACTTGAAGCCCAATTCGACCACCTGGTTTAAAAGCTTTATAATTTAACAGACGAAGAGATTAAAACAATAGAAGGTTACTACCAAGACGGATTATTCAACGGACATGGGGTGTTAAAATGGCCTAGTGGACTAGTTTACTAAGGCGAATGGAAAAATGGAATTCGTGAAGGGCATGGCATACTTAAAAACGCTTCAGGAGAAGTAATCTATGATGGTCTCTGGAAAGACGACAAACCGCTTCAAACTTCAAATCAGCAAGGGAGCACAGCCTCTGAAAAAGTTAAAAAGGTGCTAGACATTCCCTGGGGAGCAAGTAAGGGCGAAGCAAAGCAGATCATGAAACAGCGTCCAAATACAAATTATGTTAACACTGAAAAGAGAGCTAATAATACAGTCAGACAGAAATATATAGATCAGTTCAACAATAACCAGGCAGAATTCCTTTTAGATTTAAAGCCTCTTTAATCTTCATCCTTTCCATCTATTCAAGCAAGGCTTTTCTAACAATGTCGCTAAAATTTGCTTTAGGATCTATGCGTTTAATATCTTTAAATATTTTTCATCAATCGTAATTGTTTTTCTGATAATACTATTCATAACATCACCTCAATTATCATATTATTTAATAATACTACTACAACATATTAAGTCAAGTCTATTTATAAGAAACTCTTTTTCGCTCGTTCATCTTCCGTTAATATTCGTTCGTGTATAGTTTTCTACAAGAATTAAAAACGAAGGTGTGTTATGAACAGCGTAAAAAAATTGGCAGTTTTAGCTCTTGGAGGAATATTACTTACGGCTTCGACAGTAGGAGTAGCAAAAGCTGATCAGCAGGTAACGGGCTCTATTAGGATTACACAAGACAATGAGACAAGTTATGCAGATCTGTCGAAAACAACGATTGATCAAGCAATATCAAGCGCCCTTGCAGCCCAACCAGGAAAGGTTATCAAAGCGAAGCTCGAAGATGAAAATAGCTCTTTGGTCTGGAATGTAGACATAGTATCCAACAACCAGATGTACGAAGTAATAGTAGATGCAAAGAATGCTAAAGTTTTAAGCACAGGGATAGATCAGGTAGATAACCAGAAAGAAACGACTGAAGTAAAAGATTAATTTTGGGGGGCTCGCCCCCCTTTATTTATTATTTATTGAAAAATTAATGGGATTAAGGTAATATGAGCACAATGAGACTATTAGTAGTAGAAGATGAAAAGACTCTGGCGAATTTAATAAAAAAGGGCTTTGAAGAAGAAGGCTATGCCGTAGACGTCGCATACAACGGAGAAAATGGCCTTTTCTTAGCTAAAAACAATATTTACGATGCCATAGTACTTGACATTATGATGCCCATAATCGATGGCATTAGTTTACTGAAAGAGCTAAGAGAAGAAGATATCTCAACGCCTGTTATTCTTCTTACAGCTAAAGACTCTGTAAAGGATAAAGTCTTAGGTTTAGACAGCGGCTCTGACGATTACCTTACAAAGCCATTCTCTTTTGAAGAGCTACTTTCCAGAGTAAGGGCTTTGATAAGGCGAAAATTTGCCACATCCAGCCCCATAATAAAAATTTGCGACTTAGCAATTGACACCGCGCAAAAAACGGTGAAGAGATGTAACAAAAAAATTGATCTTAGCGCAAAGGAATATGCCCTACTCGAATATTTAGCCCTAAACAAAAATAAAGTAATAAACCGCACAGCAATAATCGAGCACCTATACGATGAGGATTTTGATTTAGATAGCAATGTTATAGATGTATTTATCAATAGAATCAGGAATAAAATTGATAAAAATTTTGATAAAAAATTAGTCCACACATTTCGTGGCATTGGTTATAGCTTAAAAGAATGAATTCTATAAAATTTAAGCTGTTCTTATACTACTGCGTTATATCCTTTGCAATATTTGGAATATTGGGGACATTTTTATACCTTAGCCTTGAAAATATAGTTTTAGAATCAATCGATAACGCTCTAACTGCAAAGGCTAAAGCGATTGCCACGCTTATCAATGAAGACGAGGGAATAAACTTTCAATATTCAGATGAAATGTCAAAAGAGTATTCTCAACATTCAAATCAATACTTTCAGATAATTCAAGATTCGAAAGTTGTTGAAAAATCTAAATCTTTAGGCTCTGATAGCCTGCCGATTGTCAGCTCAGCCCAGACCATTCACTTTAAGAATAAACCCATTCGAATTGTGCTATACAACCTCACAATAGACAAAGAACACCTTATTATCGAGTGTGCGCAAGACATTGAAAATAAAATAGACTTGCTCCAAACCTACCTAAGCATATTATTTTTATCAATTGTTGGAGCAATCTTTTTGAGCGCTTTAGGTGGTCTATTTATCGTAAACATAATGCTCAAACCAATCAAAAAGATCTCTTACACAATCAGTAAACTCTCTGAATCGAATTTGTTCCAGAGTCATATCGACGAAAACGTGGTAGATGAGCTAAGGCCTCTTGCAACCTCATTCAATCGCACATTTGAAAGGCTTGACAACGCGTTTACTAAACAAAAACAATTCGTCGCAGACGTCTCTCACGAGCTGAAAACTCCTCTTAGCGTAATAATGATGGAGACAGAGATTGCGCTCAGAAAACAGCGAAACGTCCAGGAATATATAAACACAATCAATCAGATAAAAGAGAGCTCCCAACACATGAAAAGCATTATAGAAACTCTGTTCAAGCTTATAAAAATAGAAAACACACAGCTTCTGGAAAAGAAAACTCTTGATATTAAAGAAATAATTCAGAAATCAGCATCGCTATTAAAAGATCAGATAGAAAAAAAGCGCTTAAGGTGTAACATAAAGGGCGATACATTTTTGATTGATGCTGATGAAACGCTAATTATGGAAGTCTTCTTAAACCTTATAGACAATGCAATCAAATATAATAGAGAAAGCGGCACGATAGATATTTTCATTTATCCAGAAAAACGCGTAGAGATAGTAGATAGCGGCATTGGAATATCGAAAGAATCGCTTGAAAGGGTGTTTGACAAGTTCTACAGGGCAGATCCTTCCAGGTCAAAAGAAATTGAGGGTTTAGGGCTGGGCCTGAGCCTTGTAAAGGAAATTTTAGATCTGCACAATGCCAGAATTGAAATAGAAAGCACGCCCGATGTGGGAACGAAAGTAACTATCACAGCCTCTTAGTCAAAAGCTCTATTTTAAATACAACTTTTTTTCTAAATAATTTTTCAACCATTTAAGTAGACTTTTTTTTCTGTTTCTCCCTCCTACAAAACACAATAAGCCCGCTTAGGTAGTCTTTGATTACTATATTTATTTCGTGTCATCTTCATCTAAAAAATCAATCAGATTTGGCACAGCTCCTAATTTACCTGTTTTATAAAAATTATAATATGAATTTTTTTTTCGTATCTCCTTAAAATCAGAAAGAGAAAACAGATCAGTAGAACCATCTGTCTTTTTCTCAGTAAACCATATAATATCCTTTCTGATTAAGTCTTTATTCATAAGCAATTCTCTGTTGTGAGTGGTGCCTATTAATTGAAAATTGTGTTTTCTGCTCATCTTTAAAAAGGTTAAAATAGAATGTTCTATTAAGTCTGGATGCAGCGATCTGTCTATCTCATCAATTACAAAAATTTTACTTTCATTTTTGCTTTCAGAAAGTGCCTTTAATAGAATATTCATTAAAACGTAATATCTTTTTATTCCGCTGGACTCATCATCGAAGGGTAAGCTAAAATTCTCTTTATAAGAGTGATGTAATATAGTTTTAAAAGGCGTAAGATTAAATCCGATATCAGTTTGATCTTGTAAATCTATATCTTGTGTCATATTTTGATCTTCAAAAAATATATCATTTTCTGTTTCTTGCATTTTTTTGCTTTTTTGTACTATATCTACATCAGTTAAACTAAAATCGGCTATTTTTAATAAATTCACAAGTTTATTTTTAGGTATTTTACCATTAAAAATATTTTCAGATATAAAATCTAAAGTGAGAAATTCTTCAAATATGCCCATCAACTTCTCATCTGATAAAATAGATGGGTCCAAATTAGAATTAGCAAAAAGTTTACTTTGAAATAATTGAAATAACATCCTGTAAGGAATAAAAAACTTATGTGGATCTATTGTTAGTTCAAGATTAAACCAACTTCTAACTGACTTTAAAGTTTCAAACTCTATATTTGTTTTAAGATAACTTGCTATAACAGTATCGTTACATAATGTATTGGCACTCAAAGCATCTTTGTCAGCCCTACTTATCTTCACCTTTGAACCAAATTTAATTTTAGATAATTCTTTCTCTTTGTCAGTAGCTCTCTCAAAAATCAAACTTTTTTTAGGAGAAAAAGAATATAGGGATTCTTTAACAATAAATTTTTTATTCAGTTGAATCTCATATAAATATCTTTCGTCACTTACAAACTCTATTGAAAAAAACTATCTTTATCTTTATCAAGAGCAAATGGTTTTAAATTAAACTCAAAACTTTTGTTATTAAATGGCATTATGACAAGTTGTCGCAAAAAGGCAAGAGCTTCCACTATGCTCGTCTTTCCAGATGCATTTGGCCCAAATATAAGAGCCATTTTTAATATTTTCGATTTTCCAATAGAACTAACGTAATATTCATCTAAATGATCTGACCCAACTGGCTCAAATGATAGGTTAACTTTATCCCTA from Thermodesulfobium sp. 4217-1 encodes:
- a CDS encoding DUF2851 family protein — its product is MTKHQQEKNKNLNLNQLGNRWLELKKQRMQNLLKIALPDEALYREIMLSLGYPNNKVNFLELALITPYADIRKLKERQIIEKALLYRAGFTDDKEGLSEDFDFSLKIDKSVWNYKGIRPANFPEKRIKGISILLSQTIEKGIVNFFLERIKAEINNRDPKDAVKKIMNFGGIGLQRKVEMFFNIIMPFFMVYSDGDEIINFLNFIFQKHPPLSENKLIKSFKLNHPDIKIENFRTYMGAILLQKKELFND
- a CDS encoding PepSY domain-containing protein, which codes for MNSVKKLAVLALGGILLTASTVGVAKADQQVTGSIRITQDNETSYADLSKTTIDQAISSALAAQPGKVIKAKLEDENSSLVWNVDIVSNNQMYEVIVDAKNAKVLSTGIDQVDNQKETTEVKD
- a CDS encoding response regulator transcription factor codes for the protein MRLLVVEDEKTLANLIKKGFEEEGYAVDVAYNGENGLFLAKNNIYDAIVLDIMMPIIDGISLLKELREEDISTPVILLTAKDSVKDKVLGLDSGSDDYLTKPFSFEELLSRVRALIRRKFATSSPIIKICDLAIDTAQKTVKRCNKKIDLSAKEYALLEYLALNKNKVINRTAIIEHLYDEDFDLDSNVIDVFINRIRNKIDKNFDKKLVHTFRGIGYSLKE
- a CDS encoding ATP-binding protein, whose protein sequence is MNSIKFKLFLYYCVISFAIFGILGTFLYLSLENIVLESIDNALTAKAKAIATLINEDEGINFQYSDEMSKEYSQHSNQYFQIIQDSKVVEKSKSLGSDSLPIVSSAQTIHFKNKPIRIVLYNLTIDKEHLIIECAQDIENKIDLLQTYLSILFLSIVGAIFLSALGGLFIVNIMLKPIKKISYTISKLSESNLFQSHIDENVVDELRPLATSFNRTFERLDNAFTKQKQFVADVSHELKTPLSVIMMETEIALRKQRNVQEYINTINQIKESSQHMKSIIETLFKLIKIENTQLLEKKTLDIKEIIQKSASLLKDQIEKKRLRCNIKGDTFLIDADETLIMEVFLNLIDNAIKYNRESGTIDIFIYPEKRVEIVDSGIGISKESLERVFDKFYRADPSRSKEIEGLGLGLSLVKEILDLHNARIEIESTPDVGTKVTITAS
- a CDS encoding AAA family ATPase, with the translated sequence MIFERATDKEKELSKIKFGSKVKISRADKDALSANTLCNDTVIASYLKTNIEFETLKSVRSWFNLELTIDPHKFFIPYRMLFQLFQSKLFANSNLDPSILSDEKLMGIFEEFLTLDFISENIFNGKIPKNKLVNLLKIADFSLTDVDIVQKSKKMQETENDIFFEDQNMTQDIDLQDQTDIGFNLTPFKTILHHSYKENFSLPFDDESSGIKRYYVLMNILLKALSESKNESKIFVIDEIDRSLHPDLIEHSILTFLKMSRKHNFQLIGTTHNRELLMNKDLIRKDIIWFTEKKTDGSTDLFSLSDFKEIRKKNSYYNFYKTGKLGAVPNLIDFLDEDDTK
- a CDS encoding AAA family ATPase, which produces MILNFSVENFKSIRDKVNLSFEPVGSDHLDEYYVSSIGKSKILKMALIFGPNASGKTSIVEALAFLRQLVIMPFNNKSFEFNLKPFALDKDKDSFFQ